The Pieris brassicae chromosome 6, ilPieBrab1.1, whole genome shotgun sequence genome window below encodes:
- the LOC123711267 gene encoding proton-coupled amino acid transporter-like protein CG1139, producing the protein MSSKEKPVAENFKSTADLTSNLGFQSSLSIESKDACEEKAYNPFEHRQVEHPTTTFGAIAHILKACIGTGVLAMPAAFKNSGLVAGVIGTLFAGLVCTHTVQLVVSISQKVCAEAKKPSMSFAETCGAAFEFGPKKLRPWSSFVKTLIDYSIAVTYISVLCVYVVFMGSSLKEVVDFYFPSVTISIQMYCVLTLVPLALLCQIRNLKYLVPFSTIANILLLVVFGITLYFVFLDIPPITDREMIASITTWPLFMSTVIFAMEGIGVVMPVENEMKNPQRFLGCPGVWNTSMVIVISLFGIVGFFGYVQYGDAAKGSVTLNLPEDHVIAQATKVLMAVVIFFSFALQFYVPMEFINRLLKSRQSNRFDNFIQISIRTVIVTTVVAIAAAFPNLELVISFVGAIFFSSLGLLIPASIDIVYNWDRGFGFLKYRLIKNILICIISIVALISGAYVSVVGMIEDFSKEPEHVNSTFV; encoded by the exons TGCTGACTTAACAAGCAATTTAGGATTCCAGTCGTCTCTCAGCATCGAGTCAAAAGATGCTTGTGAGGAGAAGGCTTACAATCCATTTGAGCATAGACAAGTGGAACATCCTACTAC TACATTTGGTGCCATAGCTCATATCTTGAAAGCATGCATAGGGACAGGAGTTTTGGCTATGCCTGCGGCATTCAAGAACTCAGGGCTCGTCGCAGGTGTTATAGGAACATTATTCGCTGGACTGGTCTGCACACATACAGTACAGCTTGTG GTTTCAATATCGCAAAAGGTTTGCGCCGAAGCTAAAAAGCCTTCTATGAGTTTTGCGGAGACTTGCGGCGCGGCGTTCGAATTTGGACCTAAAAAACTTCGCCCGTGGAGCTCCTTTGTTAA GACATTGATTGATTACTCTATAGCGGTTACCTACATTAGTGTTTTATGCGTCTATGTGGTTTTCATGGGTTCATCGTTGAAGGAG GTCGTTGACTTCTACTTTCCATCTGTAACTATTTCTATTCAGATGTACTGTGTTTTAACGTTAGTACCTTTAGCATTGCTGTGTCAGATACGGAATCTGAAGTACTTGGTACCCTTCTCAACGATAGCTAACATCTTATTGTTAGTTGTATTTGGTATCACACTCTACTTCGTCTTCTTAGACATACCACCGATCACAGATAGAGAAATGATAGCTAGCATTACCACCTGGCCCCTGTTTATGAG tACCGTAATCTTCGCTATGGAGGGTATCGGTGTGGTAATGCCAGTTGAGAATGAGATGAAAAATCCTCAGCGATTCTTGGGATGTCCTGGAGTATGGAACACATCTATGGTTATCGTAATAAGTCTATTTGGAATTGTTGGTTTCTTTGGTTACGTCCAATATGGTGATGCAGCTAAAGGCAGTGTTACCCTGAACTTGCCCGAGGATCATGT GATTGCTCAAGCCACAAAAGTGCTAATGGCGGTGGTAATATTCTTCTCATTCGCTCTACAATTCTACGTGCCAATGGAGTTCATAAATAGATTACTGAAGAGCCGACAATCCAATagatttgataattttattcagaTTAGTATTAGAACGGTCATCGTGACTACAGTTG ttgCAATCGCCGCCGCGTTCCCTAATTTGGAACTTGTGATCAGCTTCGTTGGAGCTATCTTCTTTTCATCACTCGGTCTCCTTATTCCAGCTTCCATCGACATTGTTTACAACTGGGATCGTGGTTTTGGTTTCCTTAAATATAGGCTGATCAAAAACATTCTTATTTGTATCATCTCCATAGTGGCCTTGATTTCCGGAGCTTATGTGTCCGTTGTAGGAATGATTGAAGATTTTTCTAAGGAACCGGAACATGTTAATAGCACTTTTGTTTAA
- the LOC123711003 gene encoding MORN repeat-containing protein 4 homolog, with protein MIDAEPSAAKTGAYKYEDGTKYVGEWNSKGQKHGMGHLVLPDGTRYDGSLMSGLCSGLGVMSFPDGAKYEGEFMQGWFHGHGVFWRADGMKFEGEFRGGRVWGLGLVTFCDGSNGFPRNEGFFQDCKMVRRKRCSEVVQRAQKVAYMARAQCQQM; from the exons ATGATTGACG CTGAACCAAGTGCAGCCAAAACTGGCGCATACAAGTATGAAGACGGCACGAAGTATGTAGGGGAATGGAACTCCAAGGGCCAAAAACACGGAATGGGACATCTGGTCCTACCTGATGGTACCAGATACGATGGATCATTGATGAGTGGACTATGCTCAGGACTTGGCGTTATGTCGTTTCCTGACGGAGCCAA ATATGAAGGCGAGTTTATGCAAGGCTGGTTCCACGGCCATGGAGTATTTTGGCGAGCTGATGGTATGAAATTTGAAGGAGAGTTCAGAGGCGGACGAGTATGGGGACTTG GTCTGGTAACATTTTGTGATGGTAGCAACGGTTTCCCCAGGAACGAGGGTTTCTTCCAAGATTGCAAGATGGTCCGTCGAAAGAGATGTTCAGAAGTTGTACAGCGCGCGCAGAAAGTAGCCTACATGGCTCGTGCACAGTGCCAACAAATGTAA
- the LOC123711059 gene encoding elongation of very long chain fatty acids protein 4-like yields the protein MMALLVNSTQNVLRDTYDYYLWTLSLSDKRTVGWPLVDSPMPTAVYTLLYLFIVWIGPKIMKNRRPFQLTWLLVPYNLAMAALNAYIALRLLTASFRLRYSYICEPCRQRYDPDELQIADAVWWYYFSKLLEFCDTFFFILRKKDEQLTFLHVYHHSTMFSFWWIGIKWVPSGSTFLPAMVNSGIHVLMYTYYGLSVFGPAVTQYLWWKKYLTILQLIQFTCALILGINGIRTGCEFPLWMHYVLIIYMISFIVLFGNFYMKAYIAKGSKCMEVRYGQCLDDEETIEKRKLKNN from the exons ATGATGGCGCTTTTAGTGAATTCAACGCAAAATGTACTTCGAGATACGTACGATTATTATTTGTGGACTCTGTCACTTTCTG ACAAACGTACAGTTGGTTGGCCGCTAGTCGATTCACCTATGCCTACAGctgtttatacattattatatctatttattgtttGGATTGGACCTAAAATCATGAAGAACAGACGACCATTCCAGTTGACCTGGTTATTAGTGCCCTACAACTTGGCAATGGCTGCATTGAACGCATATATTGCGTTACGGCTTCTAACGGCGTCGTTTAGGCTTCGTTACAGCTATATATGTGAACCTTGTCGGCAACGATACGACCCGGATGAATTACAA ATTGCAGATGCGGTTTGGTGGTATTACTTCTCGAAACTTCTAGAGTTTTGTGACACATTCTTCTTCATTCTAAGAAAGAAAGACGAACAACTGACATTCCTCCACGTTTATCATCATTCTACTATGTTCTCTTTCTGGTGGATTGGTATCAAATGGGTGCCGAGTGGATCCA cGTTCCTGCCAGCGATGGTAAATAGTGGTATACATGTCCTGATGTATACCTACTACGGCCTCTCTGTATTCGGGCCAGCCGTGACCCAATATCTCTGGTGGAAGAAATATCTGACTATCTTACAGTTG ATCCAATTCACTTGCGCTCTTATCCTTGGAATCAATGGCATCAGAACAGGCTGCGAATTTCCCTTGTGGATGCACTATGTCCTCATCATCTACATGATATCATTCATCGTACTTTTTGGAAACTTCTACATGAAGGCATACATTGCTAAG gGAAGCAAATGTATGGAAGTAAGATACGGTCAATGCTTAGACGACGAAGAAACtattgaaaaaagaaaattaaagaacAACTAA